A stretch of Eubalaena glacialis isolate mEubGla1 chromosome 10, mEubGla1.1.hap2.+ XY, whole genome shotgun sequence DNA encodes these proteins:
- the LOC133099459 gene encoding vacuolar ATPase assembly integral membrane protein VMA21-like, which translates to MEHFDKAALSALQPCDFRNESSLASTLETLLFFTALIITVPIGLYFTTKSYTFEGAFGMSNRDSYFYAAIAAVVAVHVVLALFVYVAWNKGSRQWREGKQD; encoded by the coding sequence ATGGAGCACTTTGATAAAGCGGCACTGAGTGCGCTGCAGCCATGCGACTTCAGAAATGAAAGTTCATTAGCCTCTACTCTGGAGACGCTCCTGTTCTTCACAGCTTTAATAATCACTGTACCTATTGGGTTGTATTTCACGACTAAATCTTATACTTTTGAAGGCGCCTTTGGGATGTCCAATAGAGACAGCTATTTTTATGCTGCTATTGCTGCCGTGGTCGCCGTCCACGTGGTGCTGGCCCTCTTTGTTTATGTGGCCTGGAATAAAGGCTCACGGCAGTGGCGTGAAGGCAAACAGGATTAA